The DNA region CTACAGCAGGAAAACGAAGGGAGATCCCAGCCCGGCGTTGCAAGCCCTGTATCAGAGTGGACAATGGCAAGGGCTGGCCGCCCTGCCCTGGTCTAGGCCGTCCAGCCCCATGATAGACCTGCACTGGGCGGTCATCCCGCCGACGGAGTCATGCCGGGGAAGATGAAGCCGGCCCCAGATGCTCGCCCAGAAAGTCCAGGAAGGAGCGCACCGCGGGTGTCAGCCCCCGCCGCGATCCAAAAACCGCGTGAACAATACCAGGCGGTGGCCGCCAGCCCGGCAAGGCCAGCTCCATTCGGCCATCTGCGAGTTCGTCGCGGCATAGGTAGTCTGGCAAGAGTCCGATGCCGCTGCCGCCCAGCACCGCCAATTTCAGCGTGAGCAGATCGTCAGCAACGAAGCGCGGCGTGTGCATGACGACCTGCTGAGCGCCGTGAGGTCCGAACAAGGTCCAGGGCGTACGTCCATCGGTGGTCGACATGGCCATCGTTGGTAGACGCAGCAGATCGTCGGGGTTTTGCGGCCTACCGTACTCGTCCAATAGGTCGCGGCTTGCCACCAGTAGTGCTTCCGAGTACCCCAAGTGCTTGACGACCAGACTGCCGCTGTCGGCAAGCGAGGCGCGCACGCGCAGCGCCACATCAACGCCCTCCTCCACCAGATCGACCACACGATTGTTGACCTGCATATTGATCTGAACCTGCGGATGCTTGCGGATGTAGTCGGGCAAGAGCTCACCCACGACAGTTTGCGCCAAGGTTACCGGGCACACCACCCGTATCATGCCGCGAGGCTCGGACTGCACCTGCGCAATGGCAGCGTCTGCGGCTTGTGCCTCGTCGCGCATGGCAGAGCAATGTCGATAATAGATTTCCCCGGCAGTGGTCAACGACAACTTGCGAGTCGTCCGTTGAAGCAAACGAGTACCCAGATGCTCTTCCAGACGCGCCACCCGACGAGAGAGGCGCGATTTCGGTACGCCCAGGGATCGTCCGGCGGCCGCAAAGCTGCCTTGGCTGACCACCTCAGCGAAATACAACATGTCGTTCAGATCCTGCATAAGACACCTACTAGGTACATCAATAGAACAATCTATCGCGTTTCCGCCGGCTTATCAATAAAAACAGGCCAATGCATAATGACTACATACGAACAAACCCTAGGACCACCCATGAAACTCCTGCATATCGATTCCAGCATCAATGGCGCCAACTCCGTTTCGCGCAAGCTCACAGCCGACATCGTCGCGCAGTGGACGGCAGACCATCCCGATACCGTGGTCGACTACCTGGATCTGGCGGTACAGACGCCCACACACTTCTCGCGGGACGCGATGGGCTTTCGTCTGCCGCCCAGCGACGCGGCGCTGACCGAATCCCAACAGCGTGAAAATCGCCTTTCCGAAGCGCTGGTGTCTCAGTTCCTGGATGCTGATGTCGTGGTCATCGGTGCGCCGCTCTACAACTTCTCCATTCCCAGCCAATTGAAGGCCTGGATAGATCGCCTGGCCCAAGCCGGCCGAACATTCAAATACACCGAAAACGGCGTGGTTGGCCTGGCAGCAGACAAGATCGTCATCGCCGGACTTAGCCGGGGCGGCATTTACTCCACCAGCGAAGCCGGCCAAGCCATGGAGCATCAGGAAACCTATCTGAAAACCGTCTTCGGTTTCTTCGGCATCACCGACTTTCGCACGGTGCGCGCTGAAGGAACAGACTTAGGGCCGGACAGCCGGGCACAGGCCCTGGAATCGGCGGCCGAAGGCATACGTACATTGGTAGCCCTGGAGCAACAGGTCGCCTGACAGGCAGTACAATCGGGGTAGCCGTGTGCGCCCCGATCCAATCCCGGGTCCGGCGTGCCACACATGCGCACCGGGCCTATCTGTGACCTCCCCTCTTTTTTCCCTACTGCCGCTCGGGCAGCCTGTACTTGATAATCTGGACGCCATGCAGTATCACAGCATGACGCCCATACAGGCAGCCAGCC from Pollutimonas thiosulfatoxidans includes:
- a CDS encoding LysR family transcriptional regulator, giving the protein MQDLNDMLYFAEVVSQGSFAAAGRSLGVPKSRLSRRVARLEEHLGTRLLQRTTRKLSLTTAGEIYYRHCSAMRDEAQAADAAIAQVQSEPRGMIRVVCPVTLAQTVVGELLPDYIRKHPQVQINMQVNNRVVDLVEEGVDVALRVRASLADSGSLVVKHLGYSEALLVASRDLLDEYGRPQNPDDLLRLPTMAMSTTDGRTPWTLFGPHGAQQVVMHTPRFVADDLLTLKLAVLGGSGIGLLPDYLCRDELADGRMELALPGWRPPPGIVHAVFGSRRGLTPAVRSFLDFLGEHLGPASSSPA
- a CDS encoding FMN-dependent NADH-azoreductase codes for the protein MKLLHIDSSINGANSVSRKLTADIVAQWTADHPDTVVDYLDLAVQTPTHFSRDAMGFRLPPSDAALTESQQRENRLSEALVSQFLDADVVVIGAPLYNFSIPSQLKAWIDRLAQAGRTFKYTENGVVGLAADKIVIAGLSRGGIYSTSEAGQAMEHQETYLKTVFGFFGITDFRTVRAEGTDLGPDSRAQALESAAEGIRTLVALEQQVA